The Candidatus Bathyarchaeota archaeon DNA window GTGAAAAGGTTGGTCCACAAAGTTGTTGCAAGTGCAGATGTCGCGATTGGTTTCGGGTTAACGCAGAGTGAACCATTCGCTGGTTACGGCGGTAGTGGAAAGATCATTCTTTCGGGCGTTTGTAGCTACGAAATCATTGAAATGAATCACCTGATGGTTTCATCTCCTAATGTTTATCCTGGAAATTTTGATAATGCTGTTAGAGCGGATATTGATGATGTCACAAGGTTAGCTGGTCTAACCATGGTCATTAATGTGGTGTTGGATACACAAGGTCAAGTTTTGAATTTAGTTGCCGCAGAGCTGAGGCAGACCCACAGAAAGTCCGTTAAAGAGTATAACAAAGTATACGCCGTGAAAATGCCTATGTTAGCCTCCAAGAGGAGAAGA harbors:
- a CDS encoding DUF2088 domain-containing protein translates to MKRLVHKVVASADVAIGFGLTQSEPFAGYGGSGKIILSGVCSYEIIEMNHLMVSSPNVYPGNFDNAVRADIDDVTRLAGLTMVINVVLDTQGQVLNLVAAELRQTHRKSVKEYNKVYAVKMPMLASKRRRT